A region from the Gemmatimonadota bacterium genome encodes:
- the pyrR gene encoding bifunctional pyr operon transcriptional regulator/uracil phosphoribosyltransferase PyrR, with product MTEDERVTLLDHEGVERILARMAREIVERNSGIGRLVLLGIQRRGVELAERIRSLIEEEEGAKVPGGALDITLYRDDLGAVGPRPVVGESNLPMEGVDDRTVVVVDDVLFTGRTARAAMDELMDWGRPSRIMLCVLVDRGGRELPIQPDIVGRKVGVLPGQRVDVRVPELDGRLAVELSRIPKTAA from the coding sequence ATGACCGAGGACGAGCGGGTCACCCTCCTCGACCACGAAGGCGTGGAACGCATCCTGGCCAGGATGGCCCGTGAAATCGTCGAACGGAACAGCGGAATCGGGCGCCTGGTCCTTCTCGGAATCCAACGGCGGGGAGTGGAGCTCGCCGAGCGGATCCGCTCCCTGATCGAGGAAGAAGAGGGCGCGAAGGTCCCGGGCGGCGCCCTCGACATCACCCTCTACCGAGACGACCTCGGGGCCGTCGGCCCCCGCCCCGTCGTGGGGGAGTCCAACCTCCCGATGGAGGGGGTGGACGACCGCACGGTCGTCGTCGTGGACGACGTTCTCTTCACGGGGCGGACTGCCCGCGCGGCCATGGACGAGCTGATGGATTGGGGCCGCCCTTCGCGCATCATGCTCTGTGTCCTCGTGGATCGTGGGGGGCGAGAGCTCCCCATTCAGCCCGACATCGTGGGGAGGAAAGTCGGGGTCCTTCCCGGGCAGCGGGTGGACGTGAGGGTTCCCGAGCTGGATGGACGGCTCGCCGTGGAGCTCTCCCGCATCCCGAAGACGGCCGCTTGA